Part of the Halopenitus persicus genome is shown below.
CGGCAACCGCCGTCGGTCGGTCGCGTCGAACGTCGCCGGAACCCCCGCGAGCGGGTCCGCATATCGGTCGCGGGGAGTCCGGTCCGCCTCCGGCGGCGTGGTCGTCGGGGCCGAAGCGATGCCGTCGGTCTCGGGTCGCGGATCAGCCGTGTACTACGGATGCCATCATCGGACCGAACGACCCAATAGATAATAAACGTTCGTGATGAACCAATTCTTTCCGAATGATTAATGATGACGGATCTGGACGGCGGATCGGAATGAGCGATGCCGGCGACGTCACTCCACGAGGTCGCCGTCGAGGGTGATCGAGTCGGTCGCGGCGTTCCGGAGGGCGTCCGACCGCCCGAACTCGCCGGGCGCGATCGCCACGGTTCGCACGCCGTAGCCGTTGGCCGTCTCCACGACCGGCTTGAAGTCGGTGTCGCGGGAGGCGATCGCGAGGGTCGTCATCCGACCCTCGGCGGCGAACCGGGTGGCGTCGACGGCCAGCTTCACGTCGACGTCGCCGGAGGTGATGACGACCTCGTAGCCGCGCGCCTCCGCCGCCTGGATCAGCCCCGGCGTCGCGTGCTCGTCGAGGTACAGGCGGGCGGTCACGAGCGCCCCCTCGGCGGCCGCCGCCGCCCGGACGTCGTCCAGGTCGACGTCGAACTCCTCGCGCAGGACGTTCGGCCCGTCGACGAACAGCGCTACGCCGGGCGTCCGTTCGACGTGGGGGCCCCCGACCGTCGTCGTGCTCGGTCCCGCATCCCCGTCGGCGTCCGCATCCATACGCGCCCTACCGGTCGCGGGAGCATAGGCGTCCCGATCCGCGGTCGTCGCGACGGGCCGGGGACCGACCGCGAGCGGTTTCGGTCGCGATTCCACAGTGAATCACCTCGGGGTCAAGCCCCGAGGCTTCCCGTTTCCACGACGCGCTTTGCAGACACCGAACTGGTGTCCGTAGGGAGCGCAGTCTCCACAGGCGTTGATTCGGGCCATCCCAGCCCTAGTTCAGCAAAACCACGTTGTAGGACATTCATCGCTGCATTCGCATCACGGTCACATTCAAGGCCACAACTCGGACAGGAGTGTTCCCTGACCCAGATAGGCTTCGCCGTCTCCACACCACACGACGCGCACTCTTTCGTGGTGCCTCGCGCTTCGACCTGTTTGACGTGACATCCATACAGGTCGGCCTTGTATTCGAGGAGCGTGATGAAC
Proteins encoded:
- a CDS encoding NYN domain-containing protein, encoding MDADADGDAGPSTTTVGGPHVERTPGVALFVDGPNVLREEFDVDLDDVRAAAAAEGALVTARLYLDEHATPGLIQAAEARGYEVVITSGDVDVKLAVDATRFAAEGRMTTLAIASRDTDFKPVVETANGYGVRTVAIAPGEFGRSDALRNAATDSITLDGDLVE